A genomic window from Salvia miltiorrhiza cultivar Shanhuang (shh) chromosome 5, IMPLAD_Smil_shh, whole genome shotgun sequence includes:
- the LOC130985469 gene encoding uncharacterized protein LOC130985469 — protein sequence MGVDYYKILQVDKNAKDDDLKKAYRKLAMKWHPDKNPNNKKDAEAKFKQISEAYDVLSDPQKRAVYDQYGEEGLKGQVPPPDAGGATFFQSGDGPNVYRFNPRNADDIFAEFFGFSGPLGGGGMRGGRGFGGSMFGEDIFSSFGGGGGDGRPMSTGPRKAPPIEQKLPCSLEELYKGATKRMKISREISDASGKTLPVEEILTIDIKPGWKKGTKITFPEKGNEQPNVIPSDLVFIIDEKPHSVFTRDGNDLIVTQKISLAEALTGYTVHLTTLDGRSLSVPINSVIHPNYEEVLPREGMPFPKEPTKRGNLRIKFNIKFPTRLTPDQKSGIKKLLSA from the exons atgggTGTTGATTACTACAAGATATTGCAGGTCGACAAGAACGCGAAAGATGACGACTTGAAGAAAGCTTACAGAAAGCTCGCGATGAAGTGGCATCCCGACAAGAATCCCAACAACAAGAAAGATGCTGAGGCTAAATTCAAGCAGATTTCCGAAGCATATGAT GTTCTAAGTGATCCTCAAAAGAGGGCTGTATACGATCAGTACGGCGAAGAAGGTCTGAAGGGTCAAGTGCCGCCGCCGGATGCTGGTGGTGCGACATTCTTCCAATCAGGAGACGGACCAAACGTGTACAGGTTTAATCCGAGAAACGCCGACGACATATTCGCCGAGTTCTTCGGCTTTTCAGGCCCCTTAGGAGGCGGCGGAATGAGGGGCGGTAGAGGCTTCGGAGGCTCCATGTTCGGTGAGGACATCTTCAGCTCCTTCGGCGGGGGAGGGGGCGACGGCAGGCCAATGAGTACCGGTCCCAGAAAGGCGCCACCGATCGAGCAGAAGCTGCCTTGCAGCTTGGAAGAGCTGTACAAGGGAGCTACAAAGAGGATGAAAATCTCCAGAGAGATATCTGACGCCAGTGG GAAGACATTGCCGGTGGAGGAGATTCTGACGATTGACATAAAACCTGGGTGGAAGAAAGGAACGAAGATCACATTCCCTGAGAAGGGGAACGAGCAGCCGAATGTGATCCCTTCCGATTTAGTGTTCATAATCGACGAGAAGCCGCACAGCGTGTTCACGAGAGATGGAAATGATCTAATCGTGACGCAGAAGATATCGCTGGCTGAAGCATTGACGGGTTACACGGTGCACCTGACGACGTTGGATGGAAGGAGCTTGAGCGTGCCGATTAACAGCGTCATCCATCCCAACTACGAAGAGGTGCTTCCAAGAGAAGGGATGCCTTTTCCTAAAGAACCCACCAAAAGGGGCAATCTCAGgatcaaattcaacattaagttcccaacaaggTTGACGCCTGATCAGAAATCCGGAATCAAGAAACTACTTTCTGCTTGA